One stretch of Arachis duranensis cultivar V14167 chromosome 1, aradu.V14167.gnm2.J7QH, whole genome shotgun sequence DNA includes these proteins:
- the LOC127745535 gene encoding kinetochore protein NDC80 homolog: MRFGAGHRRQPRDSFIPPDSHQRHQFPRDSDASLASSRRSSSGGAGCKRIEDYKERRLQKSVISALNKFPKTRNCSIIFKSSGTPPSNDIHDTLKLLLRSIEYPVSKLEEDLPPLLKRLNYPFTIQKSILKSPDPHHWHHLLALIHWLVQIASFGSHISESTSNTVLSLVQVNLVHQYTLNSYLNYIKGHDDVVEELEIDIMDKLNQQKALAEEKLEAANNELKSLRDDLEKLRLHAVKKDELEKTKGMLEEDVKKFNLLIEDVGRKIEEMVKVLAEKEKVLEAKERENHRVCEENKELRRTVEAQPVNARDVERMKRKLQALEREIEERELARNVWEDKYWELENSLSHKFKDLEALALDCNQELRRLKIGDDIQYQLNAKGTRLLRLWVLTVN, from the exons ATGAGATTCGGCGCCGGACACCGCCGACAACCCAGGGACTCATTCATTCCGCCGGATTCCCATCAGCGCCATCAGTTCCCCCGCGACTCTGACGCCAGTTTGGCAAGCAGCCGCCGTTCTTCCTCCGGCGGCGCGGGGTGCAAGAGGATCGAGGACTACAAGGAGCGCCGCTTGCAGAAATCGGTGATTTCCGCCCTAAACAAGTTCCCGAAGACGCGGAACTGTTCCATCATCTTCAAATCCAGCGGAACCCCACCTTCCAACGACATCCACGATACCCTAAAATTGCTTCTGAGATCGATCGAGTACCCTGTGTCGAAGCTCGAAGAGGATCTTCCCCCTCTCCTGAAGCGCCTCAATTACCCTTTCACGATCCAAAAATCCATCCTCAAATCCCCCGACCCTCACCATTGGCATCACTTGCTCGCACTCATTCACTGGCTCGTTCAGATCGCCTCCTTCGGCTCTCACATCTCCGAATCCACCTCCAATACAGTCTTGTCCCTCGTCCAGGTCAACCTTGTCCACCAGTACACCCTCAATTCCTATCTTAACTACATTAAGGGCCATGATGATGTGGTTGAAGAACTCGAAATCGACATCATGGACAAGCTCAACCAGCAGAAGGCCCTCGCCGAGGAGAAGCTCGAGGCTGCCAACAATGAACTCAAGAGTTTGAGGGATGACTTGGAGAAGCTGAGGTTGCATGCCGTAAAGAAGGACGAGCTGGAGAAGACTAAG ggCATGCTAGAGGAAGATGTGAAGAAGTTTAATCTTCTGATTGAGGATGTTGGGAGGAAGATTGAGGAGATGGTGAAGGTGCTGGCAGAGAAGGAGAAGGTTCTGGAGGCGAAGGAGCGGGAGAACCATAGGGTTTGCGAGGAGAACAAGGAACTGAGGAGGACGGTGGAGGCGCAGCCTGTGAATGCCAGGGACGTGGAGAGGATGAAGAGGAAGTTGCAGGCTTTGGAGAGGGAGATCGAGGAGCGCGAGCTTGCCAGGAATGTTTGGGAGGACAAGTACTGGGAACTGGAGAATAGTCTTTCTCACAAGTTCAAGGACCTTGAGGCGCTTGCTTTGGATTGCAACCAAGAGCTGAGGAG GTTGAAGATCGGTGATGATATTCAGTATCAGTTGAATGCCAAGGGAACTAGGCTGCTGAGATTATGGGTTTTGACCGTAAATTGA